In Thermococcus thioreducens, a genomic segment contains:
- a CDS encoding MTH1187 family thiamine-binding protein produces MVIVEFVIVPLGEKSLSRYVAEVVKLLERKGVKYQLTPMATIIEVPTVRDAFEIIEQAHELMFELGAERVSTTVRIDDRRDVERKMEDKVKSVMEKVRGG; encoded by the coding sequence ATGGTCATAGTGGAGTTCGTTATCGTTCCCCTTGGAGAGAAAAGCCTGAGCAGGTACGTCGCAGAGGTGGTAAAGCTTTTAGAGAGAAAGGGTGTTAAATATCAACTGACCCCGATGGCAACAATAATAGAGGTTCCAACCGTAAGGGACGCGTTTGAAATAATAGAGCAGGCCCATGAACTCATGTTCGAGCTCGGGGCCGAGAGGGTCTCTACAACCGTGAGGATAGACGACAGGCGTGATGTGGAAAGAAAAATGGAGGACAAGGTGAAATCCGTGATGGAAAAGGTCAGGGGTGGTTGA
- a CDS encoding DUF373 family protein yields the protein MVEIKALILAIDRDDDFGEKAGVEGPVIGRDACVEAALKLSLADPEDSDANVVYAAVKLYDELKGSGEFDDVEVALITGHPKVGVKSDMELARQLELILERFPADGVITVTDGAEDEQIFPIITSKVPIISSHRVVVKQSEGIETTYYIIYRYLREILSDPEVAKVVLGIPGMILLLYGIARLIGVWYPDSVKIVSATITGTILLIIGGYFFTKGFRLNFRETIAKQFVFVISAVAGVLIIIGGSINAYFRLEEYAKEIIGGWPGTPLLATLIYINAIGAPLIIGISVMIMGKTIQAYLRKDYHIWYYVSALLLMPALWITIDLTTRYAMAILTISDIDVFAKLLLAIADVAVAILVGIYMRGKVRGWERVEAGASA from the coding sequence GTGGTTGAGATTAAGGCCCTGATTCTAGCTATAGACCGCGATGACGACTTCGGAGAAAAGGCAGGGGTTGAAGGGCCCGTCATTGGAAGAGATGCATGTGTTGAGGCGGCCCTAAAGCTCAGCCTGGCCGACCCAGAGGACAGTGACGCCAACGTAGTTTACGCCGCGGTCAAGCTCTACGACGAGCTCAAAGGGAGCGGCGAGTTCGATGACGTAGAAGTTGCACTGATAACCGGCCATCCCAAGGTGGGGGTAAAAAGCGATATGGAGCTGGCCAGGCAGCTTGAGCTGATCCTTGAGAGGTTTCCCGCCGATGGGGTTATTACCGTCACCGACGGGGCAGAGGACGAGCAGATATTCCCGATAATAACCTCAAAGGTCCCCATAATAAGCTCCCACAGGGTAGTCGTCAAGCAGAGCGAGGGCATAGAGACGACCTACTACATTATCTACCGCTATCTGAGGGAGATACTCAGCGACCCAGAGGTGGCAAAGGTAGTCCTCGGGATCCCGGGGATGATACTCCTGCTCTACGGTATCGCAAGGCTCATCGGTGTCTGGTACCCTGACAGCGTCAAGATAGTCTCCGCCACGATAACCGGAACAATACTCCTCATCATAGGCGGGTACTTCTTCACAAAGGGATTCCGGCTCAACTTCAGGGAGACCATCGCAAAGCAGTTCGTGTTCGTAATATCCGCGGTTGCGGGAGTCCTCATAATCATCGGAGGTTCCATCAACGCCTACTTCAGGCTTGAGGAGTACGCGAAGGAGATAATCGGCGGCTGGCCCGGGACACCTCTGCTGGCGACGCTCATATACATAAACGCCATAGGCGCCCCGCTGATAATAGGGATATCCGTGATGATAATGGGTAAGACCATCCAGGCCTACCTCCGGAAGGACTACCACATCTGGTACTACGTCTCAGCCCTGCTCCTGATGCCCGCGCTCTGGATAACGATAGACCTGACGACGAGGTACGCGATGGCCATACTCACGATATCCGACATAGATGTCTTTGCAAAACTCCTTCTCGCCATTGCCGACGTGGCCGTGGCGATTCTTGTTGGGATCTACATGAGGGGAAAAGTTAGGGGATGGGAGAGAGTTGAAGCTGGAGCAAGCGCTTGA